Proteins from one Pseudarthrobacter sp. BIM B-2242 genomic window:
- a CDS encoding CynX/NimT family MFS transporter, with product MSGRFLAKVPQSWILLACIGLLALNLRGPFVAVAPVVDLIQADLGLSPVMLGLLTSIPVLCFAVAAPLASLSTRKFGAEFAVSLTILGVLAGVIVRSAGGPGPVVAGTVIIGLAITVGNIAVPLIIRRDFSPWRQGTAMGVYTAALNIGSFATSVATAPLAEVAGWRVALASVGVLAVVAIVVWTFAVGPRTAFVPSGVVTNGGQEHAAVSGSGWITAGLTFGFAGQAFSYYAVTAWLPSYLNDELDMSAAAAGAGSSLFQIFAIVGGLGVPFAAKYFSTTTTAVALGVLWTAVPAGLLLAPELWWLWSVSGGISQGGGITIIFIAIIKLAKDQVSAGKMSATVQGIGYCFAAVAPPLVGFVHDTADSWTPALLVILASTLVFFVSTTLSVRLVPKGR from the coding sequence ATGAGCGGACGCTTCCTCGCGAAGGTTCCGCAGTCATGGATCCTGCTGGCCTGCATCGGACTGCTGGCGCTCAACCTGCGTGGTCCCTTCGTCGCGGTGGCCCCCGTGGTGGACCTGATCCAGGCGGATCTCGGACTCTCCCCGGTGATGCTTGGCCTGCTGACCAGCATCCCGGTGTTGTGTTTCGCCGTCGCCGCCCCGCTGGCGTCCCTGTCCACCCGGAAGTTCGGTGCCGAGTTCGCCGTATCCCTCACCATCCTCGGTGTGCTGGCGGGCGTTATCGTCCGGTCTGCGGGCGGCCCGGGGCCGGTCGTGGCAGGCACTGTCATCATCGGCCTGGCAATCACCGTAGGTAACATCGCGGTGCCCTTGATCATCCGCCGCGACTTCTCCCCGTGGCGGCAGGGCACAGCCATGGGCGTTTACACCGCAGCCCTCAACATCGGATCCTTTGCCACGTCCGTGGCCACGGCGCCGCTGGCAGAAGTGGCCGGCTGGCGTGTGGCACTCGCATCCGTCGGTGTCCTGGCGGTGGTGGCCATTGTTGTCTGGACGTTCGCAGTGGGACCCCGCACCGCGTTTGTGCCCTCCGGCGTTGTGACCAATGGCGGGCAGGAGCACGCTGCCGTCAGCGGTTCCGGCTGGATCACCGCCGGCCTGACCTTCGGTTTCGCCGGCCAGGCCTTTTCCTACTATGCCGTCACGGCGTGGCTGCCCAGCTACCTCAACGACGAGCTGGATATGTCCGCAGCGGCGGCCGGGGCGGGTTCGTCGCTGTTCCAGATCTTCGCCATCGTCGGAGGGCTCGGCGTCCCGTTCGCGGCCAAATACTTCAGTACGACGACGACGGCAGTCGCCTTGGGCGTCCTCTGGACGGCCGTTCCGGCCGGGCTGCTGCTGGCACCGGAGCTGTGGTGGCTGTGGTCTGTGTCCGGCGGCATCTCCCAGGGCGGCGGGATCACCATCATCTTCATCGCCATCATCAAGCTGGCCAAGGACCAGGTCTCCGCCGGCAAAATGTCCGCCACGGTGCAGGGCATCGGTTACTGCTTCGCCGCTGTGGCTCCGCCCCTTGTCGGTTTCGTGCACGACACCGCGGACTCCTGGACCCCGGCGTTGCTCGTTATCCTGGCCTCCACGCTCGTCTTCTTCGTCAGCACAACCCTCTCCGTGCGGCTGGTGCCGAAGGGGCGCTGA
- a CDS encoding DDE-type integrase/transposase/recombinase: MGWANQVSVDHSYAAAWDAGVMLASRRTWWRVAAQIEDQMLRPAIPTRTGKNRPPREKPVVMATGPGQVWSWDITDLYSPWRGRSFKAYSVLDIYSRRMVAWRVEEREADHLAVEMFETAIARYGAPRIVHADSGPAMRSNLLREALTGHGVELSHNRPYVSNDNPFSESGFRTMKYRPGYPRVFKEVEAARAYLADYVPWYNTQHKHSGIALFSPAEVHDGSWKEVWKTRDQALQRYYNKHPERFHQRPTTPAPASHAGINLPTTKTPTQQTQ; this comes from the coding sequence GTGGGCTGGGCCAACCAGGTCTCCGTTGATCATTCCTACGCGGCTGCCTGGGACGCGGGGGTGATGCTCGCTTCCCGCCGCACATGGTGGCGGGTCGCGGCGCAGATCGAGGACCAGATGCTGCGCCCCGCGATCCCGACCAGGACAGGGAAGAACCGGCCCCCGCGGGAGAAGCCCGTGGTGATGGCCACGGGCCCGGGGCAGGTCTGGTCCTGGGACATCACCGATCTGTATTCACCCTGGCGGGGACGGTCGTTCAAGGCCTACTCGGTCCTTGATATCTACTCCCGCCGCATGGTGGCCTGGCGGGTCGAGGAACGGGAGGCGGACCATCTCGCTGTGGAGATGTTCGAAACCGCGATCGCCCGGTATGGCGCACCGCGCATAGTTCACGCCGACTCGGGGCCGGCGATGCGATCAAACCTGCTCCGCGAAGCTCTCACCGGCCACGGCGTGGAGCTCTCCCACAACCGGCCCTACGTCTCGAACGACAACCCCTTCTCCGAGTCCGGGTTCCGGACCATGAAGTACAGGCCCGGCTACCCCCGTGTGTTCAAAGAAGTCGAGGCCGCCCGGGCCTACCTTGCCGACTACGTGCCCTGGTATAACACCCAACACAAACACTCGGGCATCGCACTGTTCTCGCCCGCCGAAGTCCATGACGGCTCATGGAAGGAAGTTTGGAAAACCCGGGACCAGGCACTACAGCGCTACTACAACAAACACCCCGAACGATTCCACCAGCGCCCAACGACACCAGCCCCAGCCAGCCATGCCGGAATCAACCTCCCGACAACAAAAACACCCACACAACAAACCCAATGA
- the aceB gene encoding malate synthase A, whose translation MNSFTDNFTINGITLTAQPICRQNEVLTPDALEFVAKLHRATAERRQELLQARRTRRAEIAAGQDPRFLRETEDIRNDPSWRVAPPAPGLEDRRVEITGPVDQKMTINALNSGAKVWLADMEDSSTPTWRNVIKGQLNLTDALERRIDFTSPEGKEYKLRPAGELPTIVVRPRGWHLPEKHMIIDGAPVAGGIVDFGLYFFHNARRLLAQGKGPYFYLPKIENHLEARLWNDIFILAQDLLGIPQGTIRATVLIETITAAFEMEEILYELRDHAAGLNAGRWDYIFSLIKNFRTRGPRFVLPDRAQVTMTQPFMRAYTEQLVRACHKRGAMAIGGMAAAVPNRKDEAANTNAFEKVRADKSREANDGFDGSWVAHPDLVPVCREVFDATLGERPNQLQRTREDVIPDDRALINVAATEGTITEQGIRNNIEVGIRYIESWLRGNGAVAIHNLMEDAATAEISRSQLWQWMYASAITDHGEIITHHWIEALLDEEFARLERFDGDRFEDARDIFEEVTLSQDFPSFLTLPAYARYLTEAREKATQEELAAA comes from the coding sequence ATGAACAGCTTCACAGACAACTTCACTATCAACGGAATCACTTTGACCGCGCAGCCTATCTGCCGGCAGAACGAGGTTCTGACTCCGGATGCTTTGGAGTTCGTCGCAAAGCTGCACCGGGCCACGGCTGAGCGCCGGCAGGAGCTGCTGCAGGCACGCCGGACCCGCCGGGCCGAGATTGCTGCCGGCCAGGATCCGCGGTTCCTTCGGGAGACCGAGGACATCCGCAACGACCCGTCGTGGCGCGTCGCTCCCCCGGCTCCGGGCCTGGAGGACCGCCGCGTGGAAATCACCGGCCCGGTGGATCAGAAGATGACCATCAATGCCCTGAACTCCGGCGCGAAGGTCTGGCTCGCGGACATGGAAGACTCCTCCACCCCCACCTGGCGCAACGTGATCAAGGGCCAGCTGAACCTCACCGATGCGCTGGAACGCCGGATCGACTTCACCTCCCCCGAGGGCAAGGAATACAAGCTCCGTCCCGCGGGCGAACTGCCCACCATCGTGGTCCGCCCCCGCGGCTGGCACCTGCCCGAGAAGCACATGATCATCGACGGCGCCCCGGTAGCCGGCGGCATCGTGGACTTCGGCCTGTACTTCTTCCACAACGCCCGCCGCCTCCTGGCCCAGGGCAAGGGCCCGTACTTCTACCTGCCGAAGATCGAGAACCACCTCGAAGCCCGGCTCTGGAACGACATCTTCATCCTCGCCCAGGACCTGCTTGGCATCCCGCAGGGCACCATCCGCGCCACCGTGCTGATCGAGACCATCACCGCAGCCTTCGAAATGGAGGAAATCCTCTACGAACTGCGCGACCACGCCGCCGGGCTGAACGCCGGCCGCTGGGACTACATCTTCTCCCTGATCAAGAACTTCCGCACCCGCGGCCCCCGGTTCGTCCTGCCGGACCGCGCCCAGGTAACCATGACCCAGCCCTTTATGCGCGCCTACACCGAACAGCTGGTCCGCGCCTGCCACAAGCGCGGCGCCATGGCCATCGGCGGCATGGCCGCCGCCGTCCCCAACCGCAAGGACGAAGCGGCCAACACCAACGCCTTCGAAAAAGTCCGCGCAGACAAATCCCGCGAGGCCAACGACGGGTTCGACGGCTCCTGGGTGGCCCACCCGGACCTCGTTCCGGTCTGCCGCGAAGTGTTCGACGCAACCCTCGGCGAGCGCCCCAACCAGCTGCAGCGCACCCGCGAGGACGTCATCCCCGATGACCGCGCCCTCATCAACGTGGCCGCCACCGAAGGCACCATCACCGAACAGGGCATCCGGAACAACATCGAGGTCGGGATCCGGTACATCGAGTCCTGGCTGCGCGGGAACGGCGCCGTCGCCATCCACAACCTCATGGAAGATGCCGCCACCGCGGAGATCTCCCGTTCCCAGCTCTGGCAGTGGATGTATGCCTCCGCCATCACCGACCACGGCGAAATCATCACCCACCACTGGATCGAGGCACTGCTCGACGAAGAGTTCGCCCGCCTGGAACGCTTCGACGGCGACCGCTTCGAAGACGCCCGCGACATCTTCGAAGAAGTCACCCTCAGCCAGGACTTCCCGTCCTTCCTGACCCTCCCCGCCTACGCCCGCTACCTCACGGAGGCACGGGAAAAGGCAACCCAGGAGGAGCTCGCCGCAGCGTAG
- the aceA gene encoding isocitrate lyase: protein MTAAFEPTQQTPAEQAAALELEWAANPRWEGVTRDYKASDVVKLRGRVSEEHTLARRGAEKLWKQLTEEHKTGKYTNALGALTGNQAVQQVKAGLRAIYLSGWQVAADANNSGHTYPDQSLYPANSVPTVVRRINNALLRADQIEFSEGVQTVEDWMVPIVADAEAGFGGPLNAYELMKSMIQAGASGVHWEDQLASEKKCGHLGGKVLIPTQQHVRTLNAARLAADVAGTPSVVIARTDAEAATLITSDVDPRDKEFVTGERTPEGFYKVRNGIEPCIARAKAYAPYSDLIWMETGTPDLELARKFAEAVKADFPDQMLSYNCSPSFNWRKHLDDATIAKFQRELGAMGFTFQFITLAGFHALNYSMFDLAHGYAREGMSAYVELQEKEFASESRGYTATKHQREVGTGYFDDIATALNPNASTLALVGSTEEGQFH, encoded by the coding sequence ATGACTGCAGCATTTGAGCCCACCCAGCAGACGCCCGCAGAGCAGGCCGCCGCACTGGAGCTTGAGTGGGCCGCCAATCCCCGCTGGGAAGGTGTGACCCGTGATTACAAGGCTTCCGACGTCGTCAAGCTCCGCGGCCGTGTCTCCGAAGAACACACCCTGGCCCGCCGCGGTGCCGAGAAGCTCTGGAAGCAGCTCACCGAAGAGCACAAGACCGGCAAGTACACCAACGCCCTGGGCGCCCTGACCGGCAACCAGGCCGTGCAGCAGGTCAAGGCCGGGCTGCGGGCCATCTACCTTTCCGGCTGGCAGGTTGCCGCCGACGCCAACAACTCCGGCCACACCTACCCGGACCAGTCGCTGTACCCGGCCAACTCGGTTCCCACCGTGGTCCGCCGCATCAACAACGCCCTGCTCCGCGCCGACCAGATTGAATTCTCCGAAGGCGTCCAGACTGTTGAGGACTGGATGGTCCCGATCGTTGCCGACGCCGAGGCCGGCTTCGGCGGCCCGCTGAACGCCTACGAACTCATGAAGTCCATGATCCAGGCCGGCGCCTCGGGCGTGCACTGGGAGGACCAGCTCGCCTCCGAGAAGAAGTGCGGCCACCTCGGCGGCAAGGTGCTCATCCCCACCCAGCAGCACGTCCGCACCCTGAACGCCGCCCGCCTGGCAGCCGACGTCGCCGGCACCCCGTCGGTGGTCATCGCCCGTACCGACGCCGAGGCAGCCACCCTGATCACGTCCGACGTTGATCCCCGCGACAAGGAATTCGTCACCGGCGAACGCACCCCGGAAGGCTTCTACAAGGTCCGCAACGGCATCGAACCCTGCATCGCCCGCGCCAAGGCCTACGCACCGTACTCCGACCTCATCTGGATGGAGACGGGCACCCCGGACCTCGAGCTGGCCCGCAAGTTCGCCGAAGCCGTCAAGGCCGACTTCCCGGACCAGATGCTCTCCTACAATTGCTCCCCGTCCTTCAACTGGCGCAAGCACCTGGACGACGCCACCATCGCCAAGTTCCAGCGTGAACTCGGCGCCATGGGCTTCACGTTCCAGTTCATCACCCTGGCCGGCTTCCACGCCCTGAACTACTCGATGTTCGATCTCGCCCACGGCTACGCCCGTGAAGGCATGAGCGCCTACGTCGAGCTCCAGGAAAAGGAATTCGCCTCCGAGTCCCGCGGCTACACCGCAACCAAGCACCAGCGCGAAGTCGGCACCGGCTACTTCGACGACATTGCTACCGCGCTCAACCCGAACGCGTCCACCCTCGCATTGGTCGGATCGACCGAAGAGGGCCAGTTCCACTAA
- a CDS encoding XRE family transcriptional regulator, producing MHFFAYSQEMSPGSWNREAAPPPSSAIAPELDVISLGRRVRHLRKQVGYTLDDLSAAVGTAPSQLSLIENGKREPKLSLLQGLAAALNVSIDQLLGAEPPSRRAALEIELERYQRGPLYESLNLPKIRISSRLPLDVLEAQVGLLHELERKLNEQVATPEEARRANGELRAMMRERGNYFPEYEAEAQKVLGLVGYTAGPLSQHVIADIAEKLGFSLHHVGDLPHSTRSVTDLKNRRIYLTQSQRQDHDPRSVLLQALGHYVLGHETPRSYGDFLAQRVATNYFAAALLLPEQATVDFLQKAKTAKEIAVEDIRDAFAVSYETAAHRFTNLATQHLGITTHFQKTHQSGIIYKAYENDGVTFPMDHTGAIEGQPSCKSWTSRAVFDVPDKFSAYSQYTDTPSGTFWCTARTERSATGEFSLSIGVPYQHVKWFRGRETTAREKSTCPDPNCCKRPPAALASEWAGNAWPSARAHSHLLAAMPPGAFPGVDETEVYSFLQAHSAT from the coding sequence ATGCACTTCTTCGCGTATTCTCAAGAAATGTCACCTGGAAGCTGGAATCGCGAAGCCGCACCGCCGCCGTCGTCCGCCATCGCACCGGAACTGGACGTCATCAGCCTGGGCCGCCGCGTGCGGCACCTGCGGAAGCAGGTTGGGTACACGCTCGATGACCTGAGTGCCGCCGTCGGGACTGCGCCGAGCCAGCTGAGCCTGATCGAAAACGGCAAGCGGGAACCCAAACTTTCGCTGCTGCAGGGACTCGCCGCGGCCCTCAACGTGAGCATCGACCAGCTGCTGGGTGCCGAGCCGCCGAGCCGCCGCGCGGCCCTGGAAATCGAGCTGGAACGCTACCAGCGCGGGCCCCTTTACGAGTCGTTGAATCTGCCTAAGATCCGCATCAGCTCGCGGCTTCCGCTTGATGTGCTGGAGGCCCAGGTGGGGCTGCTGCACGAGCTGGAACGCAAGCTCAACGAGCAGGTGGCGACGCCCGAGGAGGCACGCCGCGCGAACGGTGAACTGCGTGCCATGATGCGCGAGCGCGGCAACTATTTTCCGGAGTATGAGGCTGAGGCGCAGAAGGTGCTCGGGCTGGTGGGCTACACCGCAGGACCGCTCAGTCAGCACGTGATCGCCGACATCGCCGAGAAGCTCGGATTCAGCCTCCATCACGTGGGCGATCTGCCGCATTCCACCCGTTCCGTGACAGATTTGAAGAACCGAAGAATTTACCTGACGCAGAGCCAGCGGCAGGATCACGACCCCCGTTCGGTACTGCTCCAGGCCTTGGGCCATTACGTTTTGGGGCATGAGACGCCGCGCAGCTATGGGGATTTCCTGGCCCAGCGCGTTGCCACCAACTACTTCGCGGCGGCGCTGCTGCTGCCCGAACAGGCCACCGTTGACTTCCTGCAAAAGGCGAAGACGGCCAAGGAGATCGCTGTTGAGGACATCCGCGACGCCTTCGCCGTGTCCTACGAAACCGCTGCGCACCGTTTCACCAACCTGGCCACGCAGCACCTCGGGATCACCACCCACTTCCAAAAAACCCACCAGAGCGGCATCATCTACAAGGCCTATGAGAACGACGGCGTGACGTTCCCGATGGACCACACCGGCGCCATTGAGGGCCAACCGTCTTGCAAGTCGTGGACCTCGCGGGCCGTGTTCGATGTGCCGGACAAGTTCAGCGCCTACAGCCAGTACACGGACACACCGTCGGGGACATTCTGGTGCACGGCCCGGACCGAGCGCTCGGCAACCGGCGAGTTCTCGTTGTCGATCGGCGTTCCGTACCAGCATGTGAAATGGTTCCGCGGCCGGGAAACCACCGCCCGGGAGAAGTCCACCTGCCCGGACCCCAACTGCTGCAAGCGGCCACCCGCGGCGCTGGCCTCTGAATGGGCCGGCAACGCGTGGCCCTCGGCCCGGGCCCACTCGCACCTGCTGGCCGCGATGCCGCCGGGCGCATTTCCCGGCGTGGACGAAACCGAGGTGTACAGCTTCCTGCAGGCCCACTCCGCCACCTGA
- a CDS encoding TAXI family TRAP transporter solute-binding subunit, which translates to MNDRFGSTAFPRRTALKAGVAAGLTGLLLPALSGCTPEGRPDTVTVAGGEPGGFYLEFAGLLAESLQRHGAAGQATALTTGGSLENLDLLLSGRATLAVALSDSAARRAAAGEAAAVGISAVGKVYENYVHCVVRRDSSIRDVAGLAGRTVAVGEPGSGTSLTTPRLLDAAGLSSTALGAGPAHAGTVSVLNLGLNDGLAALRNGSVDALFWSGGVPTAAIAAAHADAGLGLLDLSPLLPALRAKHGLFYDRVLIPEGAYPGIPAVWTVGVANLLLCRSDADAQTVKKTVEILVDHAEELVPRSSLGVQFLSPDSLINTPGLPLHPAAAAAYRELHG; encoded by the coding sequence ATGAATGACCGCTTCGGATCCACCGCGTTCCCGCGACGAACCGCCCTGAAAGCCGGCGTTGCCGCCGGGCTGACCGGACTCCTGCTGCCGGCTCTAAGCGGCTGCACACCCGAGGGCCGTCCGGACACCGTGACCGTGGCCGGCGGCGAACCGGGGGGCTTTTATCTGGAGTTCGCCGGACTACTGGCGGAGTCCCTGCAACGCCACGGTGCAGCAGGACAAGCCACCGCCCTGACCACCGGTGGCAGCCTGGAGAACCTCGACCTTCTGCTTTCAGGCAGGGCAACGTTAGCCGTCGCACTCTCTGACTCGGCAGCCCGGCGTGCAGCGGCAGGTGAGGCAGCCGCCGTCGGAATTTCCGCCGTCGGGAAGGTGTACGAGAACTATGTCCACTGCGTCGTCCGGCGCGACAGCAGTATCCGGGACGTGGCGGGGCTGGCTGGACGGACGGTAGCCGTTGGCGAACCCGGGTCCGGAACGTCGCTGACCACTCCGCGCCTGCTTGACGCTGCCGGGCTGAGTTCCACCGCTCTGGGCGCTGGCCCCGCACACGCCGGGACCGTCAGTGTCCTGAATCTTGGCCTCAACGACGGGCTCGCCGCCCTGCGGAACGGGTCCGTTGACGCCCTGTTCTGGTCCGGCGGCGTGCCTACCGCGGCCATCGCGGCGGCCCACGCCGACGCCGGGCTGGGGCTCCTGGACCTCTCCCCGCTGCTACCGGCGCTGCGTGCCAAACATGGCCTGTTCTATGACCGCGTCCTGATCCCGGAGGGCGCCTACCCGGGCATTCCGGCAGTCTGGACGGTGGGCGTGGCGAACCTCCTCCTGTGCCGAAGCGACGCGGACGCCCAAACTGTGAAAAAGACCGTCGAGATTCTGGTGGACCATGCCGAGGAGCTGGTCCCGCGCTCCAGCCTGGGTGTGCAGTTCCTCAGTCCCGACTCATTGATCAACACCCCGGGCCTGCCGCTCCACCCCGCCGCGGCCGCCGCGTACCGGGAGCTCCACGGCTAA
- a CDS encoding HAMP domain-containing sensor histidine kinase, whose translation MKLRVLGILSVLSVLLVIFGSTAILASVSRELTQELQIKRVTALNRFAQVAFDAATAGESAGLQTEMDRYSDLYGEGVLIRLQDGTLRSGGLGEDRAEVRDAVARANLNLSDTTITPLQPFGADSEVLSRSFGSASQVLGEVVLEVDLNAARQKLRERWLFVGLAATALAAMLLVAAARVTRWVLRPVHRLNSAVTELEATGRTGQLPEDGPPELRELSRSFTAMARTVSNSLESQRQLIADTSHELRNPVGALRLRIDLLQLELQTTRQKDAAAGVLAELEHVEDILEGVLKLAAAEHRASEDSARSPADASRASVGGVQAPVDPCPILQEEAERAEPAARRNGATILLQSPPEPAAHIACNPAELAQMVAELINNAIKYARPAAGPGAHISVGARLRPGAVWIEVSDDGPGLSADERAAATRRFWRSPRNHGIRGNGLGMTIVDKLAAANGGRLVLADASPHGLVARLEFPLAPSRNAGTGRDAGAGGSE comes from the coding sequence GTGAAGCTGCGCGTCCTGGGCATCCTGAGTGTGCTGTCCGTCCTGCTGGTGATCTTTGGCTCCACGGCCATCCTGGCGTCCGTCAGCCGGGAGCTGACCCAGGAACTCCAGATCAAACGGGTCACCGCGCTGAACCGGTTTGCCCAGGTGGCCTTCGACGCCGCAACGGCCGGCGAGTCCGCGGGGCTGCAGACGGAGATGGACAGATACTCCGACCTCTATGGCGAAGGAGTCCTGATCCGGCTCCAGGACGGGACGCTGCGGTCCGGCGGCCTGGGTGAAGATCGGGCAGAGGTCCGGGACGCCGTGGCCAGGGCGAACCTGAACCTCAGCGACACCACCATTACCCCTCTTCAGCCGTTCGGGGCGGACTCCGAGGTGCTGTCCCGTTCTTTCGGCAGCGCCAGCCAGGTGCTGGGCGAGGTGGTCCTGGAGGTGGACCTGAACGCAGCCCGGCAGAAACTGCGGGAACGCTGGCTTTTCGTCGGGTTGGCAGCCACCGCGCTCGCGGCCATGCTTCTCGTGGCCGCTGCCCGGGTGACCCGCTGGGTTCTGCGCCCGGTCCATCGCCTGAACTCGGCTGTGACGGAACTTGAGGCAACCGGACGGACCGGTCAGCTTCCAGAAGACGGACCTCCGGAGCTGCGGGAACTGAGCCGTTCCTTCACCGCCATGGCCCGGACCGTCAGCAACAGCCTGGAATCGCAGCGGCAGCTGATCGCGGACACGTCGCACGAGCTCCGAAATCCGGTGGGTGCCCTGCGGCTCAGGATCGATCTGCTCCAGCTGGAACTGCAGACCACCCGCCAGAAGGATGCGGCGGCGGGAGTCCTGGCAGAGCTCGAGCATGTGGAAGACATCCTGGAGGGGGTCCTGAAACTCGCAGCAGCCGAGCACAGGGCGAGTGAAGACTCTGCCCGGAGCCCGGCGGACGCTTCCCGCGCATCTGTGGGCGGAGTCCAGGCACCCGTCGATCCCTGCCCGATTCTCCAGGAAGAGGCAGAAAGGGCCGAGCCCGCAGCACGGCGCAACGGAGCGACAATCCTGCTGCAGAGCCCGCCGGAACCGGCCGCGCACATCGCCTGCAACCCCGCCGAACTGGCCCAGATGGTAGCTGAACTGATCAACAACGCCATAAAATACGCCCGACCTGCTGCAGGACCAGGGGCCCACATCTCGGTCGGTGCCCGCTTACGTCCGGGCGCGGTATGGATCGAGGTGTCCGACGACGGCCCCGGGCTTTCCGCCGACGAACGGGCAGCAGCCACGAGGCGGTTCTGGCGCTCACCGCGCAACCATGGCATCCGCGGCAACGGCCTGGGCATGACCATTGTGGACAAATTGGCGGCGGCCAATGGCGGCCGCCTGGTCCTGGCTGACGCCTCGCCACACGGTTTGGTTGCGCGCCTCGAGTTTCCGCTGGCGCCGTCGCGGAACGCCGGGACGGGGCGGGACGCCGGGGCGGGAGGATCCGAATGA
- a CDS encoding response regulator transcription factor, whose product MELLIVEDDDAMASALAAAVVTAGHNPTRVARGADALLVHRKFGVILLDLGLPDMDGLDVLRKLRQVTPVPILILTARDDERSVVLGLRSGADDYLVKPVKLVELLARIEAVTRRAGRHFDTPQRNIVLGDLEIDLERRVATRGAGALPLTATEFDLLALLAGHAGSVVTREQILDALWGDAFVASSRALDVHLTGLRSKLQLPGFIINVRGVGYRIEADPE is encoded by the coding sequence ATGGAATTGCTGATCGTCGAGGACGACGACGCCATGGCTTCCGCGCTCGCCGCCGCGGTGGTGACCGCGGGCCACAATCCCACCAGGGTTGCCCGCGGGGCCGATGCCCTCCTGGTCCACCGGAAGTTCGGTGTGATCCTGCTGGACCTGGGGCTCCCGGACATGGATGGGCTCGACGTCCTGAGGAAGCTGCGCCAGGTCACCCCGGTGCCCATCCTTATCCTGACAGCGCGCGACGACGAACGCAGCGTGGTGCTCGGGCTGCGGTCCGGAGCGGACGACTATCTCGTCAAGCCCGTAAAGCTGGTCGAGCTGCTTGCCCGCATCGAAGCGGTCACCCGCCGCGCGGGCCGCCACTTCGACACGCCGCAGCGGAACATCGTCCTGGGAGACCTCGAGATCGATCTCGAACGACGCGTGGCAACCCGTGGCGCCGGGGCGTTGCCGCTGACCGCCACGGAGTTCGACCTGCTCGCCCTGCTGGCCGGCCATGCCGGTTCGGTGGTGACCAGGGAACAGATCCTCGACGCCCTGTGGGGAGACGCTTTCGTGGCCTCCTCCCGCGCCCTCGACGTGCATCTCACAGGGCTGCGTTCCAAGCTCCAGCTGCCGGGATTCATCATCAATGTCCGCGGCGTGGGCTACCGGATCGAGGCGGACCCGGAGTGA